One region of Ptychodera flava strain L36383 chromosome 3 unlocalized genomic scaffold, AS_Pfla_20210202 Scaffold_27__1_contigs__length_13241970_pilon, whole genome shotgun sequence genomic DNA includes:
- the LOC139126513 gene encoding four-jointed box protein 1-like yields MFRKGRKVTLGSLVIFLALLVVHKQQGVRTQDQWVFKPFRQLKETVIYKDASPMNISHNVTTMQLMYQRRDKLPGFKELLRLVQNRKPQVTLQINGTSIVEDGLFWSHDVEEEIFADDSDRDIDGEISFMQRSVIAGITDQYVGGKGSNYLVYLKDGTKLFARHRTKCLAIAEIATFHMSRLLGMNIVPTSILTLANPTVPQWNDPKVRLRLRSVGLHGDDHVTLSLWMNNFSENVSFPHILLRGDKKIHIQNAMLREMTSQEVAYLAQWTDLVLLDFITLHTDRVTRALRTLDGAIKDPWLLNVKVKNLIRKGRKLWLIDNEATATFSSKITPLTRDLLYHLRLLDSTCVFRRSTVERMLWLRYYGNASASLMTVILDAEPFIKADDIRNCKNDLPFVLDARIDIIFRHIVSCLHEAQVTFVNN; encoded by the exons ATGTTTCGGAAAGGGCGAAAAGTCACACTAGGGAGTCTTGTAATCTTCTTGGCGTTACTCGTCGTCCACAAACAACAAGGAGTGAGGACACAGGACCAGTGGGTTTTTAAACCATTCAGACAGCTGAAAGAGACCGTGATTTACAAAGACGCGTCTCCCATGAACATTTCACACAATGTAACTACAATGCAATTGATGTATCAAAGGCGGGATAAACTCCCAGGATTCAAGGAATTGCTTCGCCTCGTCCAGAACCGGAAACCTCAGGTGACCCTTCAGATTAATGGTACCAGCATAGTTGAAGACGGTTTGTTTTGGTCACATGACGTCGAGGAAGAAATATTTGCTG ACGATAGTGACAGAGATATAGATGGTGAGATTTCCTTTATGCAGAGGTCTGTCATTGCCGGTATTACTGATCAGTATGTTGGCGGCAAGGGATCCAATTACCTTGTCTATCTAAAGGACGGTACCAAGCTGTTTGCCAGACATAGAACAAAATGCCTGGCTATAG CTGAAATTGCTACATTCCATATGTCCCGATTACTTGGAATGAATATTGTACCGACGTCAATCCTGACACTGGCAAACCCTACTGTCCCCCAGTGGAACGATCCTAAAGTACGTTTGCGCCTGCGTAGCGTGGGTTTGCACGGGGACGATCACGTGACCTTAAGTCTTTGGATGAATAATTTCTCTGAGAA TGTTTCATTTCCACACATTCTGCTGAGAGGCGATAAAAAAATCCACATCCAAAATGCAATGCTACGGGAAATGACGTCACAGGAAGTGGCGTACTTGGCTCAGTGGACCGATTTGGTGCTACTTGATTTTATCACACTACACACAGACAG GGTGACTCGCGCTCTAAGGACTCTAGATGGCGCCATCAAAGATCCATGGTTGCTGAACGTCAAAGTTAAGAATTTGATACGGAAGGGGCGTAAGCTGTGGCTGATCGACAATGAAGCGACTGCGACCTTCTCTTCGAAGATAACTCCACTGACACGTGACCTGTTATACCATTTACGTTTACTGGACTCGACGTGTGTATTCCGAAGATCAACGGTAGAGAGGATGCTGTGGCTACGTTACTATGGTAACGCCAGCGCGTCACTGATGACGGTCATCTTGGATGCAGAACCTTTCATAAAAGCTGACGATATACGAAATTGTAAGAACGATTTGCCGTTTGTACTTGACGCTCGCATCGACATAATTTTCAGGCATATTGTGTCGTGCTTGCATGAGGCACAAGTCACATTCGTCAACAATTGA